CGATGATCTCCTCGACCTCGTCCTTCGCCTCTTCGACGCCCGCGACGTCGGCGAACGTGATCTTGTTCTGCGAGTCCGAGAGCATGCGCGCCTTGGACTTGCCGAAGCTCATCGCCTTGCCGCCGCCCGCCTGAAGCTGCCTCATGAAGAGGAAGAACATCAGGATGAGGAACCCCATCGGGATCAGCGTGATGATCGTCGACGACCAGAACGGCGACTGGTCCTCCTTCTCGAAGAACACCTTCGGCGGCGCCGCCTTCGGGTCCTCCGGCTTCAGGTTCTCGAGCATCTTCTCGTCGGCGATGGGACCGGTGGCCTCACGCCAGCCGCCGCCCTTCGTCTGGTCGGCGCCGCGAACGCGGTAGCTGTACTCGTGATCCTTGATCTTGATTTCGTCGACCTTGCCCTGCTTTACGTCGCTCACGAAGTCCGTGAAGGCGACGGGGACCTTCTTGTCCGCGGGCGTCAAGAACTGCCAGATCGTGAGGAACATCACGATCAAGACGACCCACAGCAGAAGCGTTTTGTGCGATTGCTTCACGAGAACCTCGGTCTTCTTAGGCTACTACGTCCGATGCCCTCCATCGAGGGTCCGATGCGTGAGCGCGTCATTTCGTCCGTCTCGGCTCGACCATGGCGACCAAACCGTCCGGTAGCCAGACCCGTGCCTCGGTCGACCTCGAGCGGACGAGCGCGGCGATCGCCGCCTGCGTCGCGCGCGGAAGACCCGCCGTCCAGCCCGCCTCCGCCCGCGCGGAGCCAGCCGCCGTCAGGTCGTCCGCGATCGCGGACAGGTGATGCACGACCGCGGGATCGAGCTCGCGGAGGAGCGGCAGCACCTCGTTTCGCACGCGCGTCCGCAGAAAGCGGGGATCCGCGTTCGACGGGTCGGTCGCGGACGGCACGCGATGCCGCTCGAGGTGGGTCACGACGTCGGAACGTAAGGCGCGCAGGAGCGGGCGCACCACCTCGATGTCCGATGCGCCGGCCGCGGGCGAACGAGGCGGCAGGACGGCGAGGCCTCGCGCCCCCGAGCCGCGGAGGACACGCATGAGCACCGTCTCGGCGCGATCCTCGGCGTGGTGGGCCGTGGCGATCGTGGCGCCGTGCGCTCTCGCCGCGCCGGCGAGCGCGGTCCAGCGCGCCGCGCGTGCCCGGGCCTGCAGATTTCCGCCGCGCGGCACGTCGACCTTCGTGCGATCCCACGGCACGCCGTGGTCGCGCGCGAAGCGCTCCGCGAGATCGAGCTCAGCCGCAGCGTCGGGGCGGAGCCCGTGGTCGACGCCGTGCGCCATGAGCCCGAGGCCGAACCGCGGCGCGAGGCGGACGAGGACGGAGAGGAGCGCCATCGAGTCGGGTCCGCCGCTCACGGCGACGAGCACCGTCGTCCCTCTCGCGAGCGCGCACTCGCCCTCGAGCGCGCGCCGCGCGATCGTGGCGAGCGACGGCGTCACGCCGAGCGCCTCTCGAGGAGCGCGACCGTCTCGACGTGGCTCGTGTGCGGGAACATCTCGAACGTCTCCGCCGTCACGAGCGACCAGCCCGCGGCGACGAGCAGCTTCACGTCGCGCGCGAGCGTGGGCGGGTCGCACGAGACGTAGACGATCCGCGAGAGCTTGGTCTTCCCCGCCGCGATCGCGGCGCAAACGTCGCGCGCGCCCTCGCGCGGCGGATCGAGGACGAGGAGGCGCGTCGCCTTCGGGAGCACGAACGCGGCCGCGTCGCCGGCGACGACCTTCACCTTCGCGGAGAGACCTCGCGCCGCGAGGTTGTCGCGCGCCGCCGCGCAAGCGTCCTCGTTCGACTCGACCGCGACGAGCTCACGCCCGGGCGCGAGCATCACGGTGAGGTTCCCCGCGCCGGCGTAGAGCTCCACCGCCGGCGCAGCGTCGCCGGCCAGCTCCGCGACCCGGCGCGCGAGCTCGGCGTTCGCCTCGTCGTTCGCCTGCGCGAAGCCGCCCGGCGCGAGGCGGAGCGGCGCGCCGTCGGCTCCCGTCACGATCGGCGTCGGATCGCCGATCTTCGCCGGCACCTTCACCTCGCCGGCGTACACGCTCGCGCCGGCGATCTCGCCGTTCGCGACCGCGCGCTCGAGCCGCCCGAACGTCGCGGCGGCGAGCTCGCCGCGCCAGCGTAGCTCGATGACGGGCCGCCGCTCGGCGCCGAGCGCGAGGCTCGCTTCGCCGCGGCCGCGCGCGCCGGCGAGGAGCTCCGCCAGCGCCAGCCGCGCGCGATCGAGCGCCGGATCGAGCACGATGCAGGTCGCGACCGCGGCCGGCTCGTGGCTCTTCCGCGCGTACATGCCGGCGACGATCGCGCCGCGCTTCGTCGCCTCGACGTGGACGCGCGCGCGCGTGCGGTAGCCGATCGTCCGCGGCGCGGGGTGGCTCCCGACCGCGACGCCGAGGAGCTTCTCGACGATGCTCGCGTGCTCGGCGCGCTGCGCATCGATTGTAAGATGCATCCAATCGCAGCCCCCGCATCGATCGACGAAGGCGCACGCCGGCGCGGCGCGCTCGGAGGAAGGGGCGAGGACCTGGAGGAGCACGCCGCGGGCCGGTCGCGAGCGCGGATCGATCTCCACGCGCACGTGCTCGCCGCGCGCGACGCCCGGCACGAACACGGCGCGCCGCTCGCCGCCGATCGCGACGTGCCCGACGCCCTCACCGCCGGGGGTGAGCTCCACGATCTCGAGGTCGGCCCTCACTGCGTGCACGCGAACACGGCGTAGCCGCCGGCGGGATCGTTGGAGCCGAGCTCCTTCGCCGTCGTCCACACCACCGCGACGCGGGTGGGGCTCGCCGCGACCGCGACGCTGCCGTCGCGCACGTTGTTGATGCCGGAGATGCGCGTCTGGCGCGAGAAGAGGACGTTGCGGAGCGGCGTCAGCGCCGTCGTCGCGTTGTCGAACACGTGGAGCGCGACCTGTCCTTGCTGCAGCGCCGCGACGTACGCGCGGTTGCCGACGATCGCGACGTCGGCGGCGGTGACCTTGGCCGCGCCCTCGATCGAGTAGCCGTTCGTGTCGGCCTCCTCTTCCTTTCCGAGATCGAAGGCGCGGTACGTGACCGAGCGGCCGGGGCCGGCGCCGTCGGTGACGACGAGGACGCGCTCGCCCGTCGTCGCGAGCGAGCCGAACGTCCCCGGGAACGTGACCGGTCGCGTCGTGCTCGTCGCCACCGTCTGCACGTCGGTGTCGCCCTTCAGCATCAAGAGGCGCACGGTCGTGTCGGACTGGCTCCCGATCGGGCCTTCGCCCGCGTCCGCGCCGGCGTCGCCCGGCGGCGGCGAGCCGGGATCGCCCGGTCCGACCGAGAGGAGGGCGAGGACCTTGTCCGTCGCCGAGACCCACGCGTCGGTGATGTTGTTGCCGCCGAAGGTGCCGCGCGGCTGCACGATGCCCTCCTCGCGCTTGACGGTCGCGATCTTCCCGGCGCCGCCTTCGGTGAACACGATCACGTTGTTGCTCGCGCGCGCGGTGGAGGGGCGCGCGGGGCCGAGGCGGACGTCGGTGCCGTTCGGCGACGGCGAGTCGATGAACTGCGGGAGCGTCATCTTGCCCTTGTCGTCGACGGCGAGGGCGAGCATCTGGAGCGACGGGTTCGGCGGGTCGGCCGTGCAGGAGGCCTTCGAGAGGACCACCGTCCCCGCGCCCGATTCGTTCAAGGCGATGCCGATCCCGTCGCGCTCGACGTCGGCGGAGGCGGCGCAGCGTCCGGGCAGGTTCGGGCGCTCGGCCTTGAGCGCGCCTCCGGATGGGTCGAGCGGCTGGAGCACGAGGCGCGCGGTGCCGATGCCCGGGTCGATCTCGCGATACACGAGGAGGAACCCGCCCGGCGACGCCGCGATCGCGGGCGGGCTCACCACCGTGCCGTCCTGCCCGCTCGAGTTCGCGAGCGGACCGGCGCCGAGCAGCTCGAGCGAGCAGCCGGCGCCGACGCTCGGATCGGCGCTGTCGTTCGCGGGCAGGCACCGCGCCGCCTCGCAGACGCTGCCCTTCGGGCACGCGGCCTTCGGCGTCCCGACCGGGCCGAGCATGATCGCGATGTTGTCCGCGTCGCCGACGTCGACCTCGGAGCAGCCCGCCGCGACGACGGCGCACGACTCGTCGCGCGCCACGCCGGCGAACGCGTACTTCGCGTTCGGGACGCGCCCGAAGCCCGGCGCGGCTGGATCGTTCTTCTGGTACGCGAGCCGCGCGGTGTACCCCTCCGGCAGCCCGCCCTCGAGCATCGGCTGCAGCGTCGGGCACGATCCGTCCTTGAAGGCGCCGATCTCGATCCACTTGATCGCCACGTTCGCCGGCACGTTGACCTCGAGGCCGAGCGGCGATCGCGAGCACGCGAGCCCCATGACGAGCATGAGGCCGAGGGCGCGAGCAGACGATTTCATGGCGCGAGCAAGAAAAGCGAAACGGGCCGAAGCCTACTTGTCCATCGGGATGCGCACGTCCTTGAGCTGCTCGGGGAGCACGTCGACGACCAAGGTCTTCTTTACCCCGTTCGGGGCCGAGAGCTGAAGCGTGTGACGACCCGCGAGGACGGGACGGCTGAAGATGTGTCCGGGCCCGAGCGGCGTGCCGTTGTCGATGATCTGATCGCACTTCGCCGGCATACAAACGACGGTGAGGCTGCCCATCGCGCCCGGCCTCGGCGCGGGAGCGGCGG
The sequence above is a segment of the Labilithrix sp. genome. Coding sequences within it:
- the tilS gene encoding tRNA lysidine(34) synthetase TilS, which encodes MALLSVLVRLAPRFGLGLMAHGVDHGLRPDAAAELDLAERFARDHGVPWDRTKVDVPRGGNLQARARAARWTALAGAARAHGATIATAHHAEDRAETVLMRVLRGSGARGLAVLPPRSPAAGASDIEVVRPLLRALRSDVVTHLERHRVPSATDPSNADPRFLRTRVRNEVLPLLRELDPAVVHHLSAIADDLTAAGSARAEAGWTAGLPRATQAAIAALVRSRSTEARVWLPDGLVAMVEPRRTK
- a CDS encoding class I SAM-dependent RNA methyltransferase, which produces MHAVRADLEIVELTPGGEGVGHVAIGGERRAVFVPGVARGEHVRVEIDPRSRPARGVLLQVLAPSSERAAPACAFVDRCGGCDWMHLTIDAQRAEHASIVEKLLGVAVGSHPAPRTIGYRTRARVHVEATKRGAIVAGMYARKSHEPAAVATCIVLDPALDRARLALAELLAGARGRGEASLALGAERRPVIELRWRGELAAATFGRLERAVANGEIAGASVYAGEVKVPAKIGDPTPIVTGADGAPLRLAPGGFAQANDEANAELARRVAELAGDAAPAVELYAGAGNLTVMLAPGRELVAVESNEDACAAARDNLAARGLSAKVKVVAGDAAAFVLPKATRLLVLDPPREGARDVCAAIAAGKTKLSRIVYVSCDPPTLARDVKLLVAAGWSLVTAETFEMFPHTSHVETVALLERRSA